A single window of Aythya fuligula isolate bAytFul2 chromosome Z, bAytFul2.pri, whole genome shotgun sequence DNA harbors:
- the UGCG gene encoding ceramide glucosyltransferase: protein MAVLALALEGLAIFGLVLFVVLWLMHFMSIIYTRLHLNKKATDKQPYSKLPGVSLLKPLKGVDPNLINNLETFFELDYPKYEVLLCVQDHDDPAIDVCKKLLGKYPNVDARLFIGGKKVGINPKINNLMPGYEVAKYDLIWICDSGIRVTPDTLTDMANQMTEKVGLVHGLPYVADRQGFAATLEQVYFGTSHPRSYISANLTGFKCVTGMSCLMRKDVLDQAGGLIAFAQYIAEDYFMAKAIADRGWKFAMATQVAMQNSGSYSISQFQSRMIRWAKLRINMLPATIICEPISECFVASLVIGWAAHHVFRWDIMVFFMCHCLAWFIFDYIQLRGVQGGALCFSKLDYAVAWFIRESMTIYIFLSALWDPTISWRTGRYRLRCGGTAEEILDV, encoded by the exons GCGTCTTCACCTAAATAAGAAAGCTACAGATAAACAGCCGTATAGCAAGCTTCCCGGTGTTTCACTTCTCAAGCCGTTGAAAGGTGTGGATCCTAATCTGATCAACAATTTAGAAACCTTCTTTGAACTGGATTATCCCAAG TATGAAGTACTACTCTGTGTACAAGATCATGACGATCCAGCTATTGATGTTTGCAAAAAGCTCCTTGGCAAATACCCAAATGTTGATGCTAGGCTGTTCATAG gtggcAAGAAGGTTGGCATCAACCCCAAAATTAACAACTTAATGCCTGGCTATGAAGTTGCCAAATATGATCTGATATGGATCTGTGATAGTGGAATCCGAG TCACACCAGACACACTGACGGATATGGCCAATCAAATGACTGAGAAAGTAGGCCTGGTCCATGGGCTTCCCTATGTTGCAGACAGACAGGGATTTGCTGCTACCCTGGAACAG GTTTATTTTGGAACTTCACATCCAAGGTCATATATTTCAGCCAATTTAACTGGCTTTAAGTGTGTGACAGGAATGTCGTGCTTGATGAGGAAGGATGTCTTGGATCAAGCTGGAGGACTGATAGCTTTTGCACAATACATTGCGGAAGATTATTTTATGGCCAAAGCTATAGCTGACCG GGGCTGGAAATTTGCAATGGCCACGCAAGTTGCAATGCAAAACTCTGGTTCATATTCTATTTCTCAGTTTCAGTCCAGAATGATCag gTGGGCCAAACTGCGAATTAACATGTTGCCTGCCACAATAATCTGTGAGCCAATCTCAGAGTGCTTTGTTGCCAGTCTAGTTATTGGCTGGGCAGCTCATCATGTGTTCAGATGGGATATAATGGTATTTTTCATGTGTCACTGCTTGGCATGGTTTATATTTGACTACATTCAACTAAGAGGTGTTCAG GGCGGTGCTTTGTGCTTTTCAAAACTTGATTATGCAGTAGCTTGGTTCATCAGAGAATCCATGACAATTTATATCTTCCTATCTGCTTTGTGGGACCCCACTATTAGCTGGAGGACAGGACGCTACAGATTACGTTGCGGAGGCACTGCAGAAGAAATCCTTGATGTATAG